The Ictidomys tridecemlineatus isolate mIctTri1 chromosome 6, mIctTri1.hap1, whole genome shotgun sequence genome includes a region encoding these proteins:
- the Phf5a gene encoding PHD finger-like domain-containing protein 5A — protein sequence MAKHHPDLIFCRKQAGVAIGRLCEKCDGKCVICDSYVRPCTLVRICDECNYGSYQGRCVICGGPGVSDAYYCKECTIQEKDRDGCPKIVNLGSSKTDLFYERKKYGFKKR from the exons ATGGCCAAACATCATCCGGATTTGATCTTCTGCCGCAAACAAGCGGGTGTTG CCATCGGGAGACTGTGTGAAAAAT GTGACGGCAAATGTGTGATCTGTGACTCCTATGTGCGCCCCTGCACTCTGGTGCGAATATGTGATGAATGTAACTATGGTTCTTACCAGGGGCGCTGTGTGATCTGTGGAGGCCCAGGAGTCTCTGATGCCTATTATTGTAAAGAATGCACCATCCAGGAGAAGGAT AGAGATGGTTGCCCAAAGATTGTCAATTTGGGGAGCTCTAAGACAGATCTCTTCTATGAACGCAAAAAATATGGCTTTAAAAAGAGGTGA
- the Tob2 gene encoding protein Tob2, which produces MQLEIKVALNFIISYLYNKLPRRRADLFGEELERLLKKKYEGHWYPDKPLKGSGFRCVHIGEMVDPVVELAAKRSGLALEDVRANVPEELSVWIDPFEVSYQIGEKGAVKVLYLDDSEGSGAPELDKEIKSSFNPDAQVFVPIGSQDSSLSNSPSPSFGQSPSPTFIPRSAQPITFTTASFAATKFGSTKMKKGGGASSGGGVASSGASGQQPPQQQPRMVRSPTNNLLKHKSLSLSMHSLNFITATSAPQSQLSPNAKEFVYNGGGSPSLFFDAADGQGSGTSAPFAGGGASTCNSSSFDMAQVFGGGTNSLFLEKTPFVEGLSYNLNTMQYPSQPFQPVVLAN; this is translated from the coding sequence ATGCAGTTAGAGATTAAAGTGGCCCTGAACTTCATCATCTCCTATTTATACAACAAGCTGCCCCGGCGCCGGGCAGACCTGTTTGGAGAAGAGCTCGAGCgacttttgaaaaagaaatatgaaggcCACTGGTACCCTGATAAGCCACTCAAGGGCTCTGGCTTCCGCTGCGTCCACATTGGGGAGATGGTGGACCCTGTGGTAGAGCTGGCTGCCAAGCGGAGCGGGCTGGCATTGGAGGATGTGCGGGCCAACGTGCCTGAGGAACTGAGTGTCTGGATTGACCCTTTTGAAGTGTCCTACCAGATCGGTGAGAAGGGGGCTGTAAAAGTGCTGTACCTGGATGACAGTGAGGGCAGTGGTGCCCCAGAGCTGGACAAGGAGATCAAGAGCAGCTTCAACCCTGATGCTCAGGTATTTGTGCCCATTGGCAGCCAGGACAGCTCTCTGTCCAATTCCCCCTCGCCGTCCTTCGGCCAGTCACCCAGCCCCACCTTCATCCCTCGCTCTGCCCAGCCCATCACTTTCACCACCGCCTCTTTCGCTGCCACCAAATTTGGCTCTACCAAGATGAAGAAGGGTGGTGGGGCATCTAGTGGTGGGGGCGTGGCCAGCAGTGGGGCAAGTGGCCAGCAGCCACCACAGCAACAGCCTCGCATGGTCCGCTCGCCCACCAACAACCTGCTGAAGCACAAGAGCCTCTCTTTGTCTATGCATTCACTGAACTTCATCACAGCCACCTCGGCCCCTCAGTCCCAGCTCTCACCCAATGCCAAGGAGTTCGTGTACAATGGTGGTGGCTCGCCCAGCCTCTTTTTTGATGCAGCTGATGGCCAGGGCAGTGGCACCTCAGCACCCTTTGCGGGTGGTGGGGCCAGCACCTGTAACAGCAGCAGCTTCGATATGGCCCAGGTATTTGGAGGTGGCACCAACAGCCTTTTCCTGGAGAAGACACCCTTTGTGGAAGGCCTGAGCTACAACCTGAACACCATGCAATACCCCAGCCAGCCGTTCCAGCCTGTTGTGTTGGCCAACTGA